A single genomic interval of Pochonia chlamydosporia 170 chromosome 7, whole genome shotgun sequence harbors:
- a CDS encoding DDHD domain-containing protein (similar to Beauveria bassiana ARSEF 2860 XP_008596679.1), with translation MSLHYLPPVKPSAIALGTFFNHGVELAVLGPVFGQTYQRAKQANTKEEFIKSKEASGAAIAWGTSFVGSALQSYGVGALINATGTLSYKGAAYLGGLIFAATAAPGFLNQIFSEKRPVDTVGVSIAAKLVETVGLSLFLTWWGTRTNPFD, from the exons ATGTCGCTGCACT ACCTCCCTCCCGTGAAGCCTTCGGCCATTGCCCTCGGCACCTTTTTCAACCACGGCGTCGAACTCGCTGTTCTGGGCCCCGTCTTCGGACAGACCTACCAGCGCGCCAAGCAGGCCAACACGAAGGAGGAGTtcatcaagtccaaggaGGCTAGCGGCGCTGCTATCGCCTGGGGCACTTCGTTTGTCGGATCGGCTCTGCAGAGTTATGGTGTTGGCGCGTTGATCAATGCCACTGGTACGTTGAGCTATAAGGGTGCTGCGTACTTGGGCGGTTTGATCTTtgctgctactgctgctCCTGGT TTCCTCAACCAAATCTTCTCAGAGAAACGCCCCGTCGATACTGTTGGTGTTAGCATTGCTGCCAAGCTTGTGGAAACTGTTGGATTATCGCTGTTCCTTACCTGGTGGGGAACTCGCACTAACCCCTTTGACTAA
- a CDS encoding ribosomal protein L7Ae/L30e/S12e/Gadd45 (similar to Metarhizium robertsii ARSEF 23 XP_007819323.1): protein MAAERPDKKEKKDKKRSEDSGVAKPKKEKKDKKEKKEKLAAALDEKLQQDAAAQSKTVNEDDDSDMEDQKAEEVPLERTVVPFAVPLADEKGMKKVYKTIKKAAKNGTLKRGVKEVVKTLRKSPASAPGNTSFPGVVIIAGDISPQDVISHLPVLCEDHNVPFIFVTSRAELGAAAKTKRPTSVVMIMEKQDGKKKAAKEADKDEDSESFGEAYASLVKLVQKEYSKQSFWTKGESKA, encoded by the exons atggccgccgaAAGACccgacaagaaggagaagaaggacaagaagcgCAGCGAAGACTCTGGCgttgccaagcccaagaaggagaagaaggacaagaaagaaaagaaggagaagctggctgCTGCTCTGGACGAGAAACTGCAGCAGGATGCGGCTGCTCAGAGCAAGACTGTGAATGAGGACGACGATTCTGACATGGAGGACCAGAAGGCTGAGGAGGTGCCGCTTGAGAGGACGGTTGTTCCGTTTGCGGTGCCGCTGGCTGATGAGAAGGGCATGAAGAAGGTGTACAAGACTATCAAAAAGG CTGCCAAGAATGGTACCCTTAAGCGCGGCGTCAAGGAGGTTGTCAAGACGCTCCGAAAGTCACCTGCCTCCGCCCCCGGAAACACTTCCTTCCCCGGCGTCGTTATCATCGCTGGCGACATTTCTCCCCAGGACGTCATTTCGCATCTGCCCGTGCTTTGCGAAGACCACAACGTTCCCTTCATCTTTGTCACGTCACGAGCCGAGTTGggtgctgctgccaagaccAAGCGACCTACTAGTGTGGTCATGATCATGGAGAAGCAggatggcaagaagaaggccgccAAGGAGGCCGACAAGGATGAGGACAGTGAGTCATTTGGCGAGGCGTATGCTTCgttggtcaagttggtgCAGAAGGAGTACTCGAAGCAGTCGTTCTGGACAAAGGGCGAGTCCAAGGCATAG
- a CDS encoding UcrQ family domain-containing protein (similar to Metarhizium robertsii ARSEF 23 XP_007819322.1), with protein MRPTQALNGGGAPNWKVGHWLGDWGSFGGSKQKGIIHYGLSANRQNPTAGMIHDAFFNTFRRSKGQIFYWLPPLAAGYYLLQWATERNHYLQSKAGRAEFGDEAE; from the exons ATGCGACCGACACAAGCTCTGAACGGCGGCGGTGCCCCCAATTGGAAGGTTGGCCA CTGGCTGGGTGACTGGGGATCTTTCG GTGGCTCAAAGCAAAAGGGCATCATCCACTATGGCCTCTCTGCCAACCGACAGAATCCCACCGCCGGCATGATCCAcgacgccttcttcaacacttTCCGTCGCAGCAAGGGCCAAATCTTCTACTGGCTCCCTCCCCTGGCGGCCGGTTACTACCTGCTGCAGTGGGCTACTGAGCG caaccatTATCTTCAGTCCAAGGCCGGCCGTGCCGAGTTTGGTGACGAGGCCGAGTAA
- a CDS encoding prohibitin PHB1 (similar to Metarhizium acridum CQMa 102 XP_007815577.1) produces the protein MAAAARALNLMYRLAVPATAGAFLVSQSLFDVKGGTRAVIFDRLSGVKEDVINEGTHFLVPWLQRSVIFDVRTKPRNIATTTGSKDLQMVSLTLRVLHRPNVKALPKIYQNLGVDYDERVLPSIGNEVLKAIVAQFDAAELITQREAVSQKIRTELTRRAAEFNIALEDVSITHMTFGREFTKAVEQKQIAQQDAERARFIVEKAEQERQANVIRAEGEAESAETISKAIAKNGDGLVQIRKIEASREIAQQLSSNPNVAYLPTGKSGNGGQYLLSVGRA, from the exons ATGGCGGCCGCAGCAAGAGCACTCAACCTAATGTACCGTCTGGCTGTGCCGGCCACGGCGGGCGCATTCCTCGTCAGCCAGTCCCTCTTCGACGTCAAGGGTGGAACCAGAGCCGTCATCTTTGACAGGTTATCCGGTGTGAAGGAGGATGTTATCAACGAGGGAACGCACTTCTTGGTGCCCTGGCTGCAGAGGAGCGTCATCTTTGATGTGCGCACGAAGCCGAGAAACATTGCTACGACGACGGGAAGCAAGGACTTGCAGATGGTGAGCTTGACACTGCGTGTGCTACATCGACCAAACGTCAAGGCTCTGCCCAAGATTTACCAG AACCTCGGTGTCGACTACGATGAACGAGTTCTCCCCTCCATCGGTAACGAAGTCCTCAAAGCTATTGTTGCTCAATTCGACGCCGCCGAGCTCATCACCCAGCGAGAGGCCGTCTCCCAAAAGATCCGCACAGAACTCACCCGTCGTGCGGCAGAGTTCAACATTGCTCTCGAGGACGTCTCCATCACGCACATGACCTTTGGTCGGGAATTCACCAAGGCCGTTGAGCAGAAGCAGATTGCGCAGCAGGACGCCGAGCGAGCTCGCTTCATTGTCGAAAAGGCTGAGCAGGAGAGACAGGCAAACGTCATCAGGGCAGAGGGTGAAGCCGAGTCCGCTGAGACGATTAGCAAGGCTATTGCCAAGAATGGTGATGGCCTAGTGCAGATTCGAAAGATCGAGGCGAGCAGAGAGATTGCTCAGCAGCTGTCGTCGAACCCTAACGTGGCGTATCTGCCTACTGGGAAGTCGGGTAATGGTGGACAGTACCTGTTGTCTGTTGGACGGGCATAA
- a CDS encoding RNA exonuclease (similar to Verticillium alfalfae VaMs.102 XP_003008924.1), whose amino-acid sequence MSFSLKHIPCPAGKTCTAFQCIFGHNEEKAPETKESAPTSQKDPATASRERSPPSQQTPRKRMKIEQSEASTASQQPPQANASHGHTNKDGSLRTVPHTATRPVSPPPLQRNSKRSDTKASPSSARQQSSNKKDSKHSVTPNSKAVHEATKKRKPESLNPRLLKSSPASHETRLKLLKMIHQEFTRLNGELKKSGKPDETILLLSDQDLIFKALDEEQATALQKPAVYTNVMKNKVMQYKRMNVSQWKEQQIKETPQPEAKQNGGNIPKEIVTGLTNAQEVELLKRIPTSIDDLSNHGYVSSIPTEEVIETARTGLDAAKGWEKCDRCQQRFQVFPGRRPEDGALASGGACNFHWGKTYVPEKAPGDTTRVPKRYQCCKQEVGDSTGCSTHDSHVFKVGDPKRLAAVLNYAATPENSNVPGDRAVCFDCEMGYTVHGMELIRLTATSWPSGEELLDVLVQPIGEILDLNSRYSGVWPDDLAHAQPWTPHDPVPSKNGTDKGSESDSKSKNLKKVSSPEVARDLLFSLLSPSTPLIGHGLENDLNAVRIVHPTLIDTVLLYPHKFGLPYRYSLKMLMDVHLNKKIQQESGPKVLGHDSAEDARAAGELVRLRIMNEWKDMQRAGWTLVDGQFWPPGKPGALTEAFIEKQ is encoded by the coding sequence ATGAGCTTCTCCCTGAAGCACATACCATGCCCGGCCGGCAAGACCTGCACAGCATTCCAATGTATCTTCGGTCATAACGAAGAAAAGGCTCCCGAAACCAAGGAATCTGCACCGACATCCCAAAAAGacccagcaacagcatccCGTGAGCGCTCACCACCCAGCCAACAAACACCTCGTAAGCGTATGAAAATAGAACAAAGCGAAGCTTCCACCGCatctcaacaacctccccAAGCAAACGCTTCTCACGgccacaccaacaaagacGGCAGTCTCAGGACGGTGCCGCACACTGCCACCAGGCCCgtgtcaccaccaccacttcaGCGCAACTCGAAAAGATCCGACACAAAGGCCAGTCCATCTTCAGCACGGCAGCAATCTTCCAACAAAAAAGATTCAAAACACTCCGTCACCCCAAACAGTAAAGCCGTGCATGAAGCAACGAAAAAGAGGAAACCAGAGTCTCTGAATCCACGACTGCTCAAAAGCTCTCCTGCCAGTCATGAAACCCGTTTGAAACTTCTCAAGATGATCCATCAAGAATTTACTCGACTCAACGGGGAGCTTAAAAAGAGCGGAAAACCAGATGAAACGATACTGCTTCTGTCGGACCAGGATCTTATCTTCAAGGCTCTGGATGAGGAGCAGGCCACGGCGTTGCAGAAGCCAGCGGTATACACGAATGTTATGAAGAACAAGGTCATGCAGTACAAGAGGATGAATGTGTCTCAATGGAAGGAACAGCAGATCAAAGAGACTCCTCAGCCAGAAGCCAAACAAAACGGGGGTAACATACCCAAGGAGATTGTGACGGGACTCACAAACGCCCAAGAAGTGGAGCTGCTGAAGAGAATCCCTACGAGCATAGACGACCTCTCCAATCACGGCTATGTTTCTTCCATACCAACCGAGGAAGTTATTGAAACGGCGCGTACGGGACTCGACGCCGCCAAGGGGTGGGAAAAGTGTGACCGCTGTCAGCAACGTTTCCAGGTTTTTCCCGGAAGACGACCGGAAGATGGAGCACTTGCATCTGGAGGCGCATGCAATTTTCACTGGGGGAAGACGTACGTTCCTGAAAAAGCACCCGGCGATACGACCCGAGTTCCAAAACGTTACCAGTGCTGCAAGCAGGAAGTAGGCGACTCGACAGGCTGTTCCACCCACGACAGCCACGTCTTCAAAGTGGGTGATCCAAAAAGACTAGCAGCAGTGCTCAACTACGCTGCTACGCCGGAAAACTCCAATGTTCCCGGCGACAGAGCCGTTTGCTTCGATTGCGAAATGGGTTACACCGTCCATGGAATGGAACTAATACGACTCACTGCAACGTCTTGGCCATCAGGGGAAGAGCTTCTCGATGTACTTGTCCAGCCTATCGGTGAGATACTCGATCTGAACTCTCGATATTCAGGCGTTTGGCCAGACGACTTGGCTCACGCCCAACCGTGGACACCACATGATCCAGTTCCATCCAAGAACGGAACCGACAAGGGCAGCGAAAGCGattccaagtccaagaacCTCAAAAAGGTGTCATCGCCAGAGGTTGCGCGCGATCTCCTATTCTCACTTCTGtccccatcaacaccattAATAGGACATGGCCTAGAAAACGACTTGAATGCCGTGAGGATAGTTCACCCTACGTTGATAGATACGGTGTTGCTATACCCTCATAAATTCGGCTTGCCGTATCGCTACAGCTTAAAGATGCTCATGGATGTTCATTTAAACAAGAAGATTCAACAAGAATCGGGACCCAAAGTCCTGGGTCACGATTCTGCAGAGGATGCCAGAGCTGCGGGGGAGTTGGTGCGGTTGAGAATCATGAATGAGTGGAAGGATATGCAGAGGGCAGGATGGACGTTGGTGGATGGGCAGTTTTGGCCGCCTGGTAAGCCAGGTGCTTTGACAGAGGCGTTTATTGAGAAACAATAG
- a CDS encoding lipase/serine esterase (similar to Cordyceps militaris CM01 XP_006674828.1), which yields MPPPTYPKYEGGTPSADHLCVLVHGLWGNPDHMRNVAKSLRNLYPASELRLLFAKRNIGSFTYDGIERGGERICSEIEEELRAVEESGGKITKISIIGYSLGGLVCRYAVGLLYAKGILDKLECMNFTTFASPHLGVRTPLKGWHNHVWNVMGARTLSMSGRQLFTIDDFRDTGRPLLSVLAEPSSIFMQGLRKFKRHTLYTNIINDRSAVHYTTGITKTDPYRQIDTVKVNYLKGYNGVILDPINPVQPSPKLRGPATISSVTGSVINWIKRIPFMVTVAVFVPIGVLAYLCNSVIQNIRSSKRIRLYEQGQAGVSIDGYRVPVFIKELREEVENTYEALNSSQNQEYLATEDEDDADAMSAEDRNLIQRERRLSTPAQPTLALTPHQFEMIRSLDTLKWRKYPVWIHNHRHSHAAIIVRLEKKAFDEGWVVLKHFAEEEFLV from the exons ATGCCGCCTCCGACCTACCCCAAGTATGAGGGGGGCACTCCCTCTGCCGACCACTTGTGTGTGCTTGTTCACGGG CTATGGGGCAACCCTGATCACATGAGAAATGTCGCCAAGAGCCTGCGCAACTTGTATCCCGCGAGTGAGCTGCGTTTGTTGTTTGCAAAGCGCAACATTGGAAGTTTCACTTATGATGGCATTGAGCGCGGTGGTGAGCGCATCTGCTCTGAGATCGAGGAAGAGCTACGCGCTGTTGAGGAGAGTGGTGGCAAGATTACCAAGATTAGCATCATTGGATACTCACTTGGCGGCTTAGTTTGTCGCTATGCTGTAGGCTTGCTCTATGCGAAAGGTATcttggacaagctggaaTGCATG AACTTCACCACATTTGCCTCACCACATCTTGGAGTGAGAACACCACTCAAAGGCTGGCATAATCACGTCTGGAACGTCATGGGCGCCCgcaccttgtccatgtccggACGACAACTATTCACCATTGATGACTTTCGAGACACTGGTCGCCCGCTGCTCTCTGTCCTGGCTGAACCttcctccatcttcatgcAAGGTCTCCGCAAATTCAAGCGTCATACACTGTACACCAACATTATCAACGATAGAAGCGCTGTGCACTACACCACTGGCATCACAAAAACTGACCCGTACCGCCAAATAGACACCGTCAAGGTAAACTACCTCAAGGGCTACAACGGCGTCATCCTCGATCCCATCAACCCCGTTCAGCCGTCCCCCAAGCTGCGTGGCCCAGCCACCATTTCGTCCGTAACCGGCTCCGTTATCAACTGGATCAAGCGAATCCCATTCATGGTCACCGTCGCCGTGTTCGTCCCTATCGGTGTCCTGGCCTACCTCTGCAACTCCGTCATCCAAAACATCCGCAGTTCAAAAAGAATCCGCCTGTATGAGCAAGGCCAAGCGGGTGTTAGCATCGACGGCTACCGTGTCCCTGTCTTCATCAAGGAACTTCGCGAAGAAGTCGAAAACACATACGAGGCACTCAACAGCTCCCAAAACCAAGAGTACCTAGCTAccgaggatgaggatgatgccgatgccatgAGCGCGGAGGATAGAAATCTGATACAACGCGAGAGGAGGCTCTCTACGCCAGCGCAGCCAACTCTAGCTTTGACACCGCATCAGTTCGAGATGATTCGATCATTGGACACCTTGAAATGGAGAAAGTATCCCGTTTGGATTCATAATCATCGGCATAGCCATGCGGCTATTATTGTGcgcttggagaagaaggcgtttGATGAGGGTTGGGTTGTTCTGAAGCACTTTGCTGAGGAGGAGTTTTTGGTGTAG